One Virgibacillus proomii DNA window includes the following coding sequences:
- a CDS encoding VOC family protein, protein MNQLKGIHHVSAITSSAEKIYEFFTYVLGMRLVKKTVNQDDIQTYHLFFADDKGNPGTDMTFFDFPGIPKGSHGTNEIYKTSFRVPSDAALTYWVERFDRLEVNHTGIQEQFGKKTNWKTRMENVGFQTSGFVNRYYFESLYTRVVPQILFEFATEGPGFMIDEPYETLGEKLSLPPFLEPKRKEIEHMVRPIDTVRSTIKFTKE, encoded by the coding sequence ATGAATCAGTTAAAGGGGATTCATCATGTATCGGCTATTACGAGCAGTGCAGAGAAAATTTATGAGTTTTTCACATATGTACTTGGGATGCGCTTAGTTAAAAAGACAGTAAATCAAGATGATATTCAAACGTACCATTTGTTCTTTGCAGATGATAAAGGCAATCCTGGTACGGATATGACCTTTTTCGATTTTCCGGGAATTCCTAAAGGCTCACATGGAACGAATGAGATTTATAAGACGTCTTTTCGTGTTCCTTCTGATGCAGCTCTTACCTATTGGGTAGAACGATTTGATCGCTTGGAAGTGAACCATACAGGAATCCAAGAGCAATTTGGCAAAAAAACAAATTGGAAAACGCGAATGGAAAACGTCGGATTCCAGACTTCCGGGTTCGTTAATCGATATTATTTTGAATCGCTTTACACGCGCGTGGTACCGCAAATTTTGTTTGAATTCGCAACAGAGGGACCTGGATTTATGATTGATGAACCATATGAAACACTAGGGGAAAAGCTGTCTTTACCGCCATTTCTTGAGCCGAAACGAAAAGAAATTGAGCACATGGTACGACCGATTGATACAGTTAGAAGCACGATTAAATTTACGAAGGAATAG
- a CDS encoding HAD family hydrolase gives MTIIAFDLDDTLYDRTLPLQKTFKEFSATKQLNFSQIYPIYQKNSDIGFEQVTRKRWTLEESYVFRIQETLQELNITITEQEALAFQAMYKNNQEHIELRPYIKEILDFLQDKGIQTLIITNGPSRNQRKKVKNLGLNNYFSDKEIIVSEEEHLAKPDQKIFELAEDRFRFTKQGAWYIGDNYQIDMIGAHQAGWTAVWLNPAKQLPANQPSVANKTVHTTEELKSYLFHVL, from the coding sequence ATGACTATCATAGCCTTTGATTTAGATGACACCTTATATGATCGAACCTTGCCACTACAGAAGACATTTAAAGAGTTTTCAGCAACGAAACAGCTTAACTTTAGTCAAATTTATCCCATCTATCAAAAAAATAGTGATATCGGATTTGAACAGGTGACTAGAAAACGTTGGACATTAGAAGAATCTTATGTATTTCGTATTCAAGAGACGTTACAGGAATTAAATATTACGATTACTGAGCAGGAAGCTCTAGCATTCCAAGCAATGTATAAAAATAATCAGGAGCATATCGAATTAAGACCTTATATAAAAGAGATATTGGATTTCTTGCAAGATAAAGGGATACAAACGCTTATTATCACGAATGGGCCATCACGTAACCAGCGGAAAAAAGTAAAAAATCTAGGGTTAAATAACTATTTTTCTGACAAAGAAATTATCGTTTCAGAGGAAGAACATCTTGCAAAACCAGATCAGAAAATATTTGAATTAGCCGAAGATAGATTCCGCTTTACGAAACAGGGTGCCTGGTATATTGGCGATAACTATCAAATCGATATGATTGGTGCCCATCAAGCCGGATGGACAGCCGTTTGGCTTAATCCAGCAAAGCAATTACCCGCAAATCAACCTAGTGTAGCGAATAAAACAGTACACACTACGGAAGAATTAAAGTCTTACTTATTTCACGTGTTATAA
- a CDS encoding BglG family transcription antiterminator: MELTNRQMLLIKLLMKESEMKTAEYLANKLHVSTRTVHSDIKKMELYVHKLGFKLVRKRGVGIKLIGNKKAVEFDHSDTLTSKLLYGVKERRIQIIRRLLFNQETVTLSNLADHYFVSKSSINNDLNFIKEQFLNQSTVQLVSDTQGTRIEGTEQELQNTLVLFNALISKYEAKKMAFSENKQQKYDFLNELYGKELVEICHNSLYKFAVNKLELIADYYVYNILSIIIVLTYRASLGHHIQAKSLKQSINSNQPNIILEEISGMTGIKFTKGDATYLNRHMAANKMSLGEIDMDFKPIIEKILVKVSKMLKVDLTKDNKLSSQLEKHFPSMIYRLKHNYSVQNPFITQIKHEFGLMYNITWFVMSGFEDQLDIKFTENEIGFLMIYFQSALDRMQLRKRVLIICPTGITMSGLLLNRVRKILPPLDLIEIASFDEMTKVNLKKVDFIISTAHIKVQNTPLIVVSPLISNDDMENISRFYNANFVLTDNKRKAKKEVHYCLTKIKPYIDKRLIEFDCEYKCMTEAMHDVIDNLVAKGYVNTAYKESVFERMRVGDIVLPTGVAIPHGNPQFVKKSVLAIYVNKKPLKWNEQLIHVVFFICISKRDLQHVKEILSCVYNLIEDKETVEQLWIKSSKDKFISLLGSGIS; this comes from the coding sequence GTGGAGTTAACGAATCGACAAATGCTTTTAATCAAATTGCTTATGAAAGAATCTGAAATGAAAACTGCAGAGTATCTTGCAAATAAATTGCATGTATCTACACGAACGGTTCACTCAGATATCAAAAAAATGGAGCTTTACGTTCATAAATTAGGTTTTAAACTTGTCAGAAAAAGGGGGGTAGGAATTAAATTAATTGGTAATAAAAAGGCTGTTGAATTCGACCATTCAGATACGTTAACTTCTAAATTGCTATATGGTGTGAAAGAAAGAAGAATTCAAATTATTAGACGCTTACTGTTTAATCAGGAAACGGTCACACTAAGTAATCTAGCCGATCACTATTTCGTCAGCAAGAGTTCAATTAATAATGATTTAAATTTTATTAAGGAACAATTCTTAAATCAATCAACTGTACAATTAGTGAGCGATACACAAGGAACACGAATAGAAGGAACCGAGCAAGAGCTGCAAAACACACTTGTCTTGTTCAATGCACTAATCAGCAAATATGAAGCAAAAAAGATGGCTTTTTCAGAAAACAAACAACAAAAATATGATTTTCTCAATGAACTTTATGGAAAAGAATTAGTAGAAATATGTCATAACTCGCTTTATAAGTTTGCCGTTAATAAATTGGAATTGATTGCCGACTATTATGTATACAATATTTTAAGTATCATTATTGTTTTAACCTACAGAGCATCATTAGGACACCATATTCAAGCTAAGTCATTAAAGCAATCAATAAACTCTAATCAACCTAACATCATTTTAGAAGAAATATCTGGTATGACTGGAATTAAATTTACTAAAGGTGACGCAACATATCTTAATCGTCATATGGCTGCCAATAAAATGAGCTTAGGCGAAATAGACATGGATTTTAAGCCAATTATAGAAAAGATATTAGTAAAAGTCAGCAAAATGCTAAAGGTAGACTTAACAAAAGATAATAAATTATCCAGTCAATTAGAAAAGCATTTTCCATCGATGATCTATCGACTAAAACATAATTATTCTGTTCAAAATCCATTCATAACGCAAATCAAGCATGAATTTGGATTAATGTACAACATTACATGGTTTGTGATGAGCGGATTTGAAGATCAATTAGATATAAAATTTACCGAAAATGAAATTGGCTTTCTAATGATTTATTTCCAATCTGCACTTGATCGTATGCAGCTAAGAAAACGAGTGCTAATTATTTGTCCAACCGGAATCACCATGTCTGGACTATTATTAAATAGAGTTCGGAAAATACTTCCGCCCCTTGATCTAATAGAAATAGCATCTTTTGATGAAATGACTAAAGTCAATCTAAAAAAAGTAGATTTTATTATTTCAACTGCACATATTAAAGTACAGAATACACCATTAATTGTGGTGTCACCGCTTATAAGCAATGATGACATGGAAAATATTTCGAGATTTTACAATGCTAATTTTGTTTTAACAGACAATAAACGCAAAGCAAAAAAAGAAGTCCATTATTGCTTGACTAAAATTAAACCATATATCGACAAAAGATTGATTGAATTTGACTGTGAATATAAATGTATGACTGAAGCTATGCACGATGTCATAGATAATTTAGTTGCAAAAGGTTATGTAAATACGGCATATAAAGAAAGCGTATTCGAGAGAATGCGAGTAGGAGATATTGTGTTACCAACTGGAGTTGCTATTCCGCACGGAAACCCACAATTCGTGAAAAAATCCGTACTTGCCATTTATGTTAATAAGAAACCGTTGAAATGGAATGAGCAATTAATCCATGTTGTCTTCTTTATCTGTATTTCCAAACGAGACTTACAGCATGTTAAAGAAATACTTAGCTGTGTTTACAATTTAATTGAAGATAAAGAAACAGTAGAACAATTATGGATAAAATCCAGTAAAGATAAATTTATCAGCTTGTTAGGAAGTGGTATATCTTGA
- a CDS encoding PTS sugar transporter subunit IIA — MINKEMIFLNVDLHNRLDVLEFLVNQAFTNHLITDKQTFMTAVLNREKQVPTSVDFNVAIPHGKSHVINEPFITYLSTKNSFQWDERGDDLVKHIFLIGVPENGGSKIHLKYISQVSKKLMDEVFRKKLFACTDAKAAFKQLNEINERIKN, encoded by the coding sequence TTGATCAACAAAGAAATGATTTTTTTAAATGTCGACCTTCATAATAGACTTGATGTATTGGAGTTTTTAGTTAACCAAGCGTTTACAAACCATTTAATTACTGATAAACAAACGTTTATGACAGCTGTTTTAAATCGAGAAAAGCAAGTTCCAACTTCTGTTGATTTTAATGTTGCTATTCCCCATGGAAAATCCCATGTTATAAATGAACCATTTATAACTTACTTAAGTACAAAAAACAGCTTTCAATGGGATGAGAGAGGAGATGATCTCGTAAAGCATATATTTTTAATCGGTGTTCCTGAAAATGGCGGTAGTAAAATTCATCTTAAATATATTTCTCAAGTAAGCAAAAAGCTAATGGATGAAGTGTTTAGAAAAAAACTATTCGCATGTACGGATGCGAAAGCTGCATTTAAACAATTAAATGAAATTAATGAAAGAATCAAGAACTAA